DNA sequence from the Methanofollis formosanus genome:
AAGGAACGCGGCATCTTTGCCATCCGCCACTTCAACCGCCCCAACCCGATCGGGATCTCGATCGTGGAGTTGAAGGGCGTGCGCGGCAACGTCCTCGACGTCTGCGGCGTGGACACTCTCGACGGCACGCCGCTCCTCGACGTCAAGCCCTATGTCCACCAGTTCGACCACCGCGAGGAGGTCAGGAGCGGATGGGTGGACGACCAGCACGTGGACGATGTCAGGGAGTGGAACAGCACCCCCGAGGCCCTCAGGCGGCGCGACCGGGTGAATCTGTGAATGCCCCCAATCCCCTGAAGGCGGTGACGATCGGTGTCGCCACCCTCCTCACCGCCTTCATCATCGTCCTGCTGCTCCTCGTCGTCACCCATCCATCCCCCGCCGCACTCCTCTCCTCCATCACCTCGCGGGAGATCCAGTTTGCCGTCTACCTCTCGATCGTCACCTCGATAGCGTCGACCGCGATCTGCATCCTGATCGCCGTGCCCTCGGCCTACGCCCTGGCCCGATATGATTTCTTCGGCAAAAATGCGGTGAACACCGTCGTCGACATGCCGCTCGCCCTCCCGCCGCTCGTCGCGGGTGTGGGACTTCTCCTCTTCTTCGGGACCACGCCGATCGGAAAGGCGCTCGCCGAAGCGGGCCTGGTCTTCATCTTCACGCCCCTCGGGATCGTGGTGGCGCAGGTCTTCGTGAACTTCCCGTTCATGCTCAGGATCATGCGCTCGACCTTCGAGTCGATCAGTCCGCGCTACGAGTACGTAGCAAAGACCCTGGGGTGCACCGACATCCAGGCCCTCTGGCGGGTCACCCTCCCGATGGCGACGAGCGGTCTCATCGCCGGCGGGGTGATCACCTGGGCAAAGGGGATCGGCGAGTTCGGGGCCGCGCTGATGCTTGCCGGTGCGACGCGGATGAAGACCGAGACGCTGCCGATCTCGCTCTTCCTCAACATGTCCTGCGGCGAACTGGAACTGGCCATCTCGGCGGCGACGATCCTGATCGTCATCTCGGTCGCCTCGCTCTATGTCTTCGAACGCTATGGCGGGAGCGCCAGGTTGTAGGAGGGGGATGAATGCTGCAGATTGAACACGTATCCAAAGACATGGGGGAGTTCGTCCTCAAAGACGCCTCCCTCCAGGTAAACGACGGCGAATATCTGGTGATCATCGGACCGACCGGCGCCGGCAAGACCATCCTCCTCGAGACCCTGGCAGGGATCTATCCTCCCGACAGCGGCCGGATGATCCTCGATGGTCGGGACATCACCGATGCGCCCCCGCGGGAGCGGCGGATCAGCATGGTCTACCAGGACTACATGCTCTTCCCCCACCTCACGGTCGAGGAGAACATCGGTTTCGGGTTGAAGAACCAGAAAGTGGACCCGGCGGAGATCGAAGCAAAAGTGCGGGAAGCCGCTCGGTTCCTCGGTATCGATCACCTCCTCCATCGCCATCCAGAGACGCTTTCCGGCGGCGAGCAGCAGCGGGCGGCCATCGCCCGGGCGATCGTTATGGAACCCGCGCTCCTCCTCCTCGACGAACCGTTGAGCGCACTGGACGGCCGGACACGGGAGAAACTCAGGCGGGAACTGCGTCGTCTCCACGACCTCTACGGGATCACGGTGATCCATGTCACCCACAACTTCGAGGAGGTCTTCTCCCTCGCGGACCGCGTGGCCGTGATCCGGGGCGGCGAGATCGTGCAGGTCGGCGAACCGCACGAGGTTTTCAGAAAACCGAACTGCGAGTTCGTGGCGAATTTTGTCGGTGTGGAGAACCTCTTCAAAGGCACCTGCGTCCGGAAGGACGGGGTCTCCGAGGTCACCGTCGATGGAGTCAGAATGATCTCGACGGCCTCTGGTGACGGTGATACAGTCTGTGTCTCGATACGTCCGGAGGAGATCCTGATCTCGCCCCGGCCGATCGAGTCCAGTGCACGAAACCGGTATTCCGGGACGGTCGAAGAGATCGCTGATCATGGGGCGACGGTCAGGATCACGGTCGACTGCGGGATCCCGCTGGTGGTGCTGATCACCAGGCAAGGATATCTTGAGATGGGTCTTGCCGAAGGGGACACCGTCTCTGTGGCCTTCAAGGCCTCGTCAGTCCAGGTCTTTTGAAAGACGCCCCGGGGGTGCACGCGAAGGGGAAGCGTCAGGTGGCGATGAGGCCGGATGTTCCGGACCGTTCACCCTGCCTTCCCCGGTTCGGGGCGGCAGCGATCTCTTGAACGACACCGTACTTCAGAAACGTCCTCCGGTCACATATCATGGCCGGAGAGTTTTGGGATGACCTTCTGGTCTAAAGTCAGAGGACGACCCCCCGCCAAGGGGGGCGTCTCACGCGCTAAAGATCCTCCCCCTGATCGCCTGGAGGAGGTCGGGCCCGAGGATCTCTTCGACCTCTTCAGGATACTCGTCCATAATCCTGGAGAAGAGAAGTGCGGTCCCTTTTGCATTGGTCGAGACGCCGACCCGTTCGGTGCGGGTGACCAGGCCCTCCCCTTCCATGGCGGCAAGGACGGGGATGACATAGTAATGGGGGACCGAGAGATAGGCGGCAAGACGTCTGGTCTTCGGGAACCTGATGCTGATCTCGTCCTCGGTGCAGAGAAATGTGATGGCACGGTCCTCAGAGATGAGAATCCGTGCAACCGCTGTAAGAATCTCACTTGAGGTCAGTGCAGACATAACGCAGGTATGAACCTTATTCGTCTTTCTTCTTATGGTGCTCGCTCTCTGGCATCGGTTCGAGCCAGACGATCTCGGCACCGAGGTCTGCGGCGATGAGCTCAATCTCGTTCTTTCTGAAGTGCTTGGACTCCACCCAGAGTCTTCTGGAGTTGTTGTCCCCGGTTACGGCGACGATACGGAACTTCGGCTGCCTGACGCCGCTGCCGACCTTATTACGTTCACGGACATAGATCTTCATGGGAATCACCTGACATCCAATTGGTATACCAACTGGTATACGCCCTGTTATATCTCATTGCGTATAAATATTCTCTTCACAGGTGATACCATCACGGCAAAACGGTTCGAACTGAATTCAGGGCTCAGAGGTGAGACTATGGTCAGAAAGGGACTGATGCGGCAGATCGACGAGATCCCGCAGATCAGGATCATGCCCGACCTGAACGTGATCAAGATCGGCGGGCATGGCACCATCGACTTCGGGCGCGAGGTGGTCTTCCCGATCGTGGAGGAGATCGGTGCCCTCAAGGAGGCCGGGGAGAAGGTGCTCCTGGTGACCGGCGGCGGCGTCAGGGTGCGGCATATCATGGACATCGGGATCAACCTCGGGATGCCGACCGGCGTGCTCGCCGAACTCGCCGGCAAGATCAGCGAACAGAACGCCCTGATGATGGCCCTCCTCCTCTCCCCATACGGCGGGACGCAGGTGTCGTCGGACGACCTCCTCGAACTCCCCACCCTCGCGTCGCTGGGCCTCCTGCCGGTGACCCATGGCACGCCCCCGTACGGGCTCTATGAACAACCTCCGGAGATGGGATCGATCCCGCCGAACCGGACCGACACCGGTGCGGTGCTGATTGCTGAGGTGATGGGCGCGAAGAACTGTATCCTTTGCAAGAACGTCGACGGCCTCTTCACCGACGACCCGCGCCTCGACCCTGAGGCCGAACTGATCTCTGAGATCACGGCGGAAGAACTCCTTGCAAGGGACATGGAGGACATGGTCCTCGAGAAGAAGGCGGTCGAACTCCTCCTTCACACCAAGCATGTGAGAGAGATCAGGGTGGTCAACGGCCATGTGCCTGGCAACATTACAAAAGCGGTAAAAGGTGAGGAGATCGGGACCCTGATCCGGGCCTGAACTCCTTCTCGCATATTTTTATCTGGTGGCGACTTTCATCTCGCCGCGTTTTTCCTCGGGCATCGCTTCGAGCCAGATGATCTCGGCCCCGACATCCGCGGCGATCTGCTCAAGTTCGGTCTTCCTGAAATGGGTCGCCTCGACCTTGAGGTGTCCCTCGTCCCCCTTCCCGCCGGTGACGGCGACGACGCGGTACTTCGGTTGCTTGACACCGCTGCCGACCTTCTGCCGCTCTCGCGCATAGAGTTTCAACATCTTCTCTCTCCCCCTCTGGTCCGTGCCGGACCATGGTGTCACCACTATATATCTGACACTATATAGTGTTCGCCAGGTGACCCTATGAGATCAGGTCGATATGAACTGGAGTCGGGGCTGCGAGGAGAGACGCTGGTACGGAAAGGACTGATGCGGAAGATCGATGAGATCCCGCAGATCAGGATCATGCCCGACCTGAACGTGATCAAGTTCGGTGGGCACGGCACCATCGATTATGGCAGGCAAGTGGTCTTCCCGATCGTGGAAGAGATCGGGGCCCTCAAGGAGGCCGGAGAAAAGGTGCTGGTGGTGACCGGCGGCGGCGGGCGGGTGCGGCATATCATGGACATCGGCATCGACCTCGGGATGCCGACGGGGGTGCTTGCCGAACTTGCCGGCAAGATCAGCGAGCAGAACGCGATCATGATGACCGTCCTCCTCTCCTCACACGGGGGAGTGCGAGTCCACACCGCCGACCTCCTCGAACTCCCGACGATCATCGCCCTCGGCCTTTTGCCGGTGACCCACGGCACGCCGCCGTACGGACTGTACGAGCAGCCCGCCGAGGTGGGATCGATCCCGCCGAACCGGACCGACACCGGTGCGGTGCTCATCGCCGAGGTGATGGGCGCGAAGAACTGTATCCTGGCGAAGAATGTCGACGGGCAGTTCACCGAAGATCCGAGGGTCAACCCTGGTGCCGAGTTGATCGCTGAGATCTCGGCAGAGGATCTCCTTGCCATGGACCTCGAAGACCTGGTGCTGGAGCGCCGGGCGGTCGAACTCCTCCTCAATACCAAGCATGTGAAGGAGATCAAGGTGGTCAACGGGCATGTGCCGGGTAATATCACGAAGGCGGTGAATGGGGAGCGGGTCGGGACGTTGATCAGGAGGTAATGTGGCTTTGTAGAAATCGTCTTGATGGCTCTCTCCGGCGGAAGGCTGATTGTCCCCCGAGCCCCCCGGAACCCCCCACGGCGAAGATAGCCGAGGGGCGGCGATGAAGGGATGTTCCCACCTGTTTTCAGGCTCCAGGGGAAAGAAAAGATTCGTGTACACCCTTGAGACCCACAGGAATTTTCATCCCATATACTTGAGGCATCATCTCGCCTCATCCCGAATTCTACAGAGCCAAAAATTGGGCTTTGTAGAATCAGGCATGAACCCCTGGCTCAAGCATACGGGATGAAAATTTCTCGTCGTTTGCTCTCTCTCTATTCAAGACAGGAGAATCTGGGGGGATCGTGTTCCATCGCCGCCCCCACCTATCTTCGTCGTGGGGGTCCGGGGGTTTCCCCCGGCGCGAGATTGCGGGAAAGATTTGACGATTCGGGGCGGCCGATCCATCAGAGGAATTTTCTATCCTCTGCGTATAGGCTTCAAAGGGATATGGTGAGTTCAAAC
Encoded proteins:
- the tsaA gene encoding tRNA (N6-threonylcarbamoyladenosine(37)-N6)-methyltransferase TrmO; the protein is MHSEPTDPTKQPVTYRPIGIIRTPFTEQKNTPIQGIFNKACGTVELFPEYEEGLLDIETFSHLFLIYHFHRANGTMLRQKPFLDLQKERGIFAIRHFNRPNPIGISIVELKGVRGNVLDVCGVDTLDGTPLLDVKPYVHQFDHREEVRSGWVDDQHVDDVREWNSTPEALRRRDRVNL
- a CDS encoding ABC transporter permease, producing MEQHPRGPQAARPGESVNAPNPLKAVTIGVATLLTAFIIVLLLLVVTHPSPAALLSSITSREIQFAVYLSIVTSIASTAICILIAVPSAYALARYDFFGKNAVNTVVDMPLALPPLVAGVGLLLFFGTTPIGKALAEAGLVFIFTPLGIVVAQVFVNFPFMLRIMRSTFESISPRYEYVAKTLGCTDIQALWRVTLPMATSGLIAGGVITWAKGIGEFGAALMLAGATRMKTETLPISLFLNMSCGELELAISAATILIVISVASLYVFERYGGSARL
- the wtpC gene encoding tungstate ABC transporter ATP-binding protein WtpC → MLQIEHVSKDMGEFVLKDASLQVNDGEYLVIIGPTGAGKTILLETLAGIYPPDSGRMILDGRDITDAPPRERRISMVYQDYMLFPHLTVEENIGFGLKNQKVDPAEIEAKVREAARFLGIDHLLHRHPETLSGGEQQRAAIARAIVMEPALLLLDEPLSALDGRTREKLRRELRRLHDLYGITVIHVTHNFEEVFSLADRVAVIRGGEIVQVGEPHEVFRKPNCEFVANFVGVENLFKGTCVRKDGVSEVTVDGVRMISTASGDGDTVCVSIRPEEILISPRPIESSARNRYSGTVEEIADHGATVRITVDCGIPLVVLITRQGYLEMGLAEGDTVSVAFKASSVQVF
- a CDS encoding uridylate kinase, encoding MVRKGLMRQIDEIPQIRIMPDLNVIKIGGHGTIDFGREVVFPIVEEIGALKEAGEKVLLVTGGGVRVRHIMDIGINLGMPTGVLAELAGKISEQNALMMALLLSPYGGTQVSSDDLLELPTLASLGLLPVTHGTPPYGLYEQPPEMGSIPPNRTDTGAVLIAEVMGAKNCILCKNVDGLFTDDPRLDPEAELISEITAEELLARDMEDMVLEKKAVELLLHTKHVREIRVVNGHVPGNITKAVKGEEIGTLIRA
- a CDS encoding uridylate kinase, coding for MRSGRYELESGLRGETLVRKGLMRKIDEIPQIRIMPDLNVIKFGGHGTIDYGRQVVFPIVEEIGALKEAGEKVLVVTGGGGRVRHIMDIGIDLGMPTGVLAELAGKISEQNAIMMTVLLSSHGGVRVHTADLLELPTIIALGLLPVTHGTPPYGLYEQPAEVGSIPPNRTDTGAVLIAEVMGAKNCILAKNVDGQFTEDPRVNPGAELIAEISAEDLLAMDLEDLVLERRAVELLLNTKHVKEIKVVNGHVPGNITKAVNGERVGTLIRR